In a genomic window of Streptomyces roseoviridis:
- a CDS encoding PadR family transcriptional regulator, whose protein sequence is MSIRHGLLALLERGPRYGSQLRTEFESRTGSTWPLNVGQVYTTLSRLERDGMVVQDGEDAAGHALYAITDSGRAELRSWFENPVDRTSPARDELAIKLAMAVGAPGVDIRDVIQSQRRHTVKAMQDYTRLKAQALTAVEKSGARERDDVAWLLVLEQLIFQTEAEARWLDHCESRLIRLSSTAAATEAAEVARPGPAGAGAGAAGAAGAAPAPPVPSATHHGS, encoded by the coding sequence ATGTCCATCCGCCACGGGCTTCTCGCCCTCCTCGAACGCGGCCCTCGCTACGGCTCCCAGCTCCGTACGGAGTTCGAGTCCCGCACCGGCTCCACCTGGCCGCTGAACGTGGGCCAGGTCTACACGACGCTCAGCCGGCTCGAACGCGACGGCATGGTCGTCCAGGACGGCGAGGACGCGGCCGGCCACGCGCTCTACGCGATCACCGACAGCGGTCGCGCCGAGCTGCGCAGCTGGTTCGAGAACCCGGTCGACCGCACCAGCCCGGCCCGTGACGAGCTGGCCATCAAACTGGCCATGGCCGTCGGGGCGCCCGGGGTCGACATCCGTGACGTCATCCAGTCCCAGCGCCGGCACACCGTGAAGGCCATGCAGGACTACACCCGGCTGAAGGCCCAGGCCCTCACCGCCGTCGAGAAGAGCGGCGCCCGGGAGCGGGACGACGTCGCCTGGCTGCTCGTCCTGGAGCAGCTGATCTTCCAGACCGAGGCCGAGGCGCGCTGGCTCGACCACTGCGAGTCGCGGCTGATCCGCCTCTCGTCGACCGCCGCGGCGACGGAGGCGGCCGAGGTGGCGAGGCCGGGGCCGGCCGGGGCGGGGGCGGGGGCCGCGGGAGCCGCGGGGGCCGCACCGGCGCCCCCCGTGCCGTCCGCGACTCACCACGGGTCCTGA
- a CDS encoding response regulator transcription factor, producing MREEGKIRVFLLDDHEVVRRGVHELLSVEDDIEVVGEAGTAADALVRIPATGPDVAVLDVRLPDGSGVEVCREVRSQDDSIKCLMLTSYADDEALFDAIMAGASGYVLKAIRGNELLNAVRDVAAGKSLLDPVATARVLERLRDGNGPKGDDRLAGLTEQERRILDLIGEGLTNRAIGERLHLAEKTIKNYVSSLLSKLGMERRSQAAAYVARLQAERH from the coding sequence GTGCGCGAAGAAGGAAAAATCCGGGTATTTCTGCTGGACGACCACGAAGTCGTGCGGCGCGGCGTCCACGAGCTGCTCTCCGTGGAGGACGACATCGAGGTCGTCGGCGAGGCCGGTACGGCGGCGGACGCCCTGGTCAGGATCCCGGCGACCGGTCCGGACGTGGCCGTGCTCGACGTGCGGCTGCCGGACGGCAGCGGTGTCGAGGTCTGCCGCGAGGTCCGTTCGCAGGACGACTCGATCAAATGCCTGATGCTGACCTCGTACGCGGACGACGAGGCCCTGTTCGACGCGATCATGGCGGGTGCCTCCGGGTACGTCCTCAAGGCCATCCGCGGCAACGAGCTGCTGAACGCCGTCCGGGACGTCGCGGCCGGCAAGTCGCTGCTCGACCCGGTGGCGACCGCCCGGGTCCTGGAGCGGCTGCGCGACGGCAACGGCCCGAAGGGCGACGACCGGCTCGCGGGCCTCACCGAACAGGAGCGCAGGATCCTCGACCTGATCGGCGAGGGCCTGACCAACCGGGCCATCGGCGAGCGGCTCCACCTCGCGGAAAAAACGATCAAGAACTACGTCTCCAGCCTGCTGTCGAAGCTGGGCATGGAACGGCGCTCCCAGGCCGCCGCGTACGTGGCACGCCTCCAGGCCGAGCGCCACTGA
- a CDS encoding ABC transporter ATP-binding protein: MSTQQQPVLRLQNLTRVHGSGATEVHALRGIDLDVHPGELVAVMGPSGSGKSTLLTIAGGLDTPTSGQVFVEGTDITTAGRKELAALRRRSIGYVFQDYNLIPALTAAENVALPRELDGISARKARAEALAALAEMDLGHLADRFPDEMSGGQQQRVAIARALVGDRRLVLADEPTGALDSETGESVLALLRSRCDAGAAGVLVTHEPRFAAWADRVVFLRDGAVVDQTVRSDADSLLTGRAAQR; the protein is encoded by the coding sequence ATGTCCACACAGCAGCAGCCCGTGCTGCGTCTGCAGAACCTGACCCGTGTCCACGGATCGGGTGCCACCGAGGTGCACGCCCTGCGTGGCATCGACCTCGACGTCCACCCCGGTGAACTCGTCGCCGTCATGGGCCCCTCGGGCTCCGGCAAGTCGACCCTGCTCACCATCGCCGGCGGCCTCGACACCCCCACCTCCGGCCAGGTCTTCGTCGAGGGCACCGATATCACCACGGCGGGCCGCAAGGAACTCGCCGCCCTGCGCCGCCGCAGCATCGGCTACGTCTTCCAGGACTACAACCTCATCCCGGCCCTCACCGCCGCCGAGAACGTCGCCCTGCCCCGCGAACTGGACGGCATATCCGCCCGCAAGGCGCGTGCCGAAGCCCTCGCCGCGCTCGCCGAGATGGACCTCGGCCACCTCGCCGACCGCTTCCCCGACGAGATGTCCGGCGGTCAGCAGCAGCGCGTGGCCATCGCCCGCGCCCTCGTCGGCGACCGCCGGCTCGTCCTCGCCGACGAGCCCACCGGCGCCCTCGACTCCGAGACCGGCGAGTCCGTGCTCGCCCTGCTGCGCTCCCGCTGCGACGCCGGCGCCGCCGGCGTCCTGGTCACCCACGAGCCGCGGTTCGCCGCCTGGGCCGACCGTGTCGTCTTCCTGCGGGACGGCGCCGTCGTCGATCAGACCGTACGCAGCGACGCCGACTCGCTCCTGACCGGCCGGGCGGCCCAGCGGTGA
- a CDS encoding phosphotransferase has translation MPRSSAPPAPHLAPPVGALLRRYADAGEPLSCQPVAQGLLNRGYRLATTRGSYFLKQHVDARTADRDTIVRQHRATQRLHGLGLPVAPPLPDSAGRTVAVIGGHCYALHPWIDGRHRDGAQLTRAGCRRLGTLLGHVHTCLDRVMGAPPPDPGHESARPEDTFRLIDELLRLVRARRPRDGFDELAEHRLRERRVLLAAHAHRRPPAAAATGWVHGDFHPYNLLYRGAEPAAIVDWDRLGVRPRAEEAVRAAAIFFVRPAGELALDKVRAYARAYRRAAGADGAELAAAVERVWWERLNDFWTLRWRYQLHDRRADPQFPAVSALAVWWTREYEAVRDAFTG, from the coding sequence GTGCCGCGCTCATCTGCACCACCCGCTCCTCATCTGGCCCCGCCCGTCGGCGCCCTGCTGCGCCGCTACGCCGACGCCGGTGAGCCGCTGTCCTGCCAGCCGGTCGCCCAGGGGCTGCTCAACCGCGGCTACCGGCTCGCCACCACCCGGGGCTCGTACTTCCTCAAGCAGCACGTGGACGCCCGCACCGCCGACCGGGACACCATCGTCCGCCAGCACCGGGCCACCCAGCGCCTGCACGGCCTCGGGCTGCCCGTCGCCCCGCCGCTGCCGGACTCCGCGGGCCGCACGGTCGCCGTCATCGGCGGCCACTGCTACGCCCTGCACCCCTGGATCGACGGGCGGCACCGCGACGGCGCCCAGCTCACCCGCGCCGGCTGCCGGCGCCTGGGCACGCTCCTCGGGCACGTCCACACCTGCCTGGACCGGGTGATGGGCGCCCCTCCGCCCGACCCGGGACACGAGAGCGCCCGGCCCGAGGACACCTTCCGGCTCATCGACGAACTGCTGCGCCTGGTCCGGGCCCGCCGGCCGCGCGACGGCTTCGACGAGCTCGCCGAGCACCGTCTGCGCGAACGCCGGGTCCTGCTCGCCGCCCATGCCCACCGCCGGCCCCCGGCCGCCGCGGCGACCGGCTGGGTGCACGGCGACTTCCACCCCTACAACCTGCTCTACCGGGGCGCCGAGCCGGCCGCGATCGTCGACTGGGACCGCCTCGGGGTCCGCCCGCGCGCCGAGGAGGCCGTGCGGGCCGCCGCCATCTTCTTCGTACGGCCGGCCGGAGAACTGGCCCTCGACAAGGTGCGGGCCTACGCGCGCGCCTACCGCAGGGCGGCCGGAGCGGACGGCGCCGAACTGGCCGCGGCGGTGGAGCGGGTGTGGTGGGAGCGCCTCAACGACTTCTGGACCCTGCGCTGGCGCTACCAGCTGCACGACCGCAGGGCCGATCCGCAGTTCCCCGCGGTGTCGGCCCTGGCGGTGTGGTGGACCCGTGAATACGAGGCGGTGCGCGACGCGTTCACGGGCTGA
- a CDS encoding protein kinase domain-containing protein, whose translation MSQDGAQGRYAGGSVANGRYQLRDLLGEGGMASVYLAYDSALDRQVAIKTLHTELGREQSFRERFRREAQAVAKLSHTNIVSVFDTGEDTLDGAVMPYIVMEYVEGQPLGSVLAADIQSHGAMPADKALKVTADVLAALETSHEMGLVHRDIKPGNVMMTKRGVVKVMDFGIARAMQSGVTSMTQTGMVVGTPQYLSPEQALGRGVDARSDLYSVGIMLFQLLTGRLPFDADSPLAIAYAHVQEEPALPSSVNRAVTPAMDALVARALKKNPNERFPSAAAMRDECLRVLAAGQTGAPMIVAGGPVNSGSGVGSAVFPPVGQTPPPSAHGIQTPYQPTPQPGPYGAPTPAPAPSYGYPQQAHTPPPASVYQTPAPMATPGPYTVPQQAAPAVSGGGSSRGGTNKIAIGALGLVVVIGVIVGVSLMNKDPEGGEKAGGDPSQSVSTAPGHKGPDLTKTIATKKCTEPQESSSDPSKFQVPDFTYKNIKSVKDCLQAAGWKVKSESSTDEATYGQGTVISQYPPAGEDITAEDAEFTFVVSTGNPPQQ comes from the coding sequence ATGAGCCAGGACGGCGCACAGGGCCGCTATGCGGGCGGTTCGGTCGCGAACGGCCGCTACCAGCTTCGCGACCTTCTCGGCGAGGGCGGCATGGCGTCGGTGTACCTGGCGTACGACAGCGCGCTCGACCGCCAGGTCGCCATCAAGACGCTGCACACCGAGCTCGGCCGCGAACAGTCCTTCCGCGAACGCTTCCGCCGCGAGGCGCAGGCTGTTGCGAAGTTGTCGCACACGAACATCGTCTCGGTCTTCGACACCGGCGAGGACACCCTCGACGGCGCCGTCATGCCGTACATCGTCATGGAGTACGTGGAGGGCCAGCCGCTCGGCTCGGTGCTCGCCGCGGACATCCAGAGCCACGGCGCGATGCCGGCCGACAAGGCGCTGAAGGTCACGGCGGACGTGCTCGCCGCCCTGGAGACCAGCCACGAGATGGGCCTGGTCCACCGGGACATCAAGCCGGGCAACGTGATGATGACCAAGCGCGGCGTCGTCAAGGTCATGGACTTCGGCATCGCCCGCGCGATGCAGTCCGGAGTCACCTCGATGACCCAGACCGGCATGGTCGTCGGCACCCCGCAGTACCTGTCGCCCGAGCAGGCGCTCGGCCGCGGCGTGGACGCCCGCTCCGACCTGTACTCGGTCGGCATCATGCTCTTCCAGCTGCTGACGGGCCGTCTGCCGTTCGACGCGGACTCGCCGCTCGCCATCGCCTACGCGCACGTGCAGGAGGAGCCGGCGCTGCCGTCCTCGGTGAACCGCGCGGTCACCCCCGCGATGGACGCCCTGGTGGCCCGCGCCCTGAAGAAGAACCCGAACGAGCGTTTCCCCAGCGCCGCCGCCATGCGCGACGAGTGCCTGCGGGTGCTCGCCGCCGGCCAGACCGGTGCGCCGATGATCGTCGCCGGTGGCCCGGTCAACAGCGGGTCGGGCGTCGGCTCCGCGGTCTTCCCGCCCGTCGGCCAGACCCCGCCGCCGTCCGCGCACGGCATCCAGACGCCGTACCAGCCGACCCCCCAGCCCGGCCCCTACGGGGCGCCGACCCCGGCCCCTGCCCCGTCGTACGGCTACCCGCAGCAGGCACACACCCCGCCGCCCGCCTCCGTCTACCAGACCCCGGCGCCGATGGCCACGCCCGGCCCGTACACCGTGCCGCAGCAGGCCGCGCCCGCCGTCAGCGGCGGCGGCTCCTCCCGGGGCGGCACGAACAAGATCGCCATCGGAGCCCTCGGCCTGGTGGTCGTGATCGGCGTGATCGTGGGCGTCTCGCTCATGAACAAGGACCCGGAGGGCGGCGAGAAGGCGGGCGGCGACCCGAGCCAGAGCGTCAGCACGGCTCCCGGTCACAAGGGCCCGGACCTCACCAAGACCATCGCCACGAAGAAGTGCACGGAGCCGCAGGAGTCGAGCAGCGACCCGAGCAAGTTCCAGGTCCCGGACTTCACGTACAAGAACATCAAGTCGGTGAAGGACTGCCTCCAGGCCGCGGGCTGGAAGGTCAAGAGCGAGTCGTCGACGGACGAGGCCACCTACGGCCAGGGCACGGTCATCAGCCAGTACCCGCCCGCGGGCGAGGACATCACGGCCGAGGACGCCGAGTTCACGTTCGTGGTCTCCACGGGCAACCCGCCGCAGCAGTGA
- a CDS encoding FtsX-like permease family protein has product MTTWFHSWRAAVRIARRDAWRSKGRSFLVLAMIALPILGVSAFDLTLRSAELSPEQRMERTIGAADARFSDARMDGVAILQDPQGEQYTPVEDYDTPGKSWPDGPTDVTKVIPSGSTVLPDSRGSAKLTTAHGLLQAEVRELAAADPVARGIMRLQEGRFPEKNDEIAATTRFLESSGLSVGSTLTARGFDRTYVISGSYELPNDLTAQQVNALPGAFLAPYAKAVEKAGLPAPDVSTTYLVKKSGGFTWNTVQEINAKGVLVTSRAVALDPPARSEVPLYQKEGWGDYESSGAADAAALAAVGTVVGLAMLEICLLAGPAFAVGARRSRRQLGLVGANGGARSHIRAIVLSGGLVIGVAAAVVGTVLALILTFALRPLLEDYMGQRFGGFTVKPLELLAIAALAVLTGLLSAIVPAVTASRQTVLASLTGRRGVRRSNRVLPLIGLGAVLLGAVIALYGSVVSDQFVLVAGGSAIAELGVVAMTPALVGLFGRAGRWLPLSPRLALRDAVRNRGRTAPAVAAVLAAVAGTVAVSTYGASHEAQSRAEYRASLPHGAVAALVTEEGGRDVPAVRDAVQRTLPVDVRADVSRIVVGKPGCAPYGEGEGCGRFEVLTPPANECPLWARTPDGSDPSEKYTKEQRRALAKDWRCVSHDGDGIYVEGGLLIADAPLLKVLGIDDPGAAKALADGKLVSFHKPEVDRNGTVGIKLITDIKAADRASEQNKPAPGEVKSFPAYQVPGSPNSYGVRSVLSPAAAKAAGLTTVPLGAFFTTDRMPGTEERQKLDAEIAKLGSNVELTVEQGWVNESGLVLLALAVFAGLVTIGAAGIATGLAQADAEADLKTLAAVGAPPRVRRTLSGFQCGVVAAMGVVLGSAAGVLPAVGLRLTEEREQLRFYQEALDNGWSSGDAPPYVPVVVPWETLAVLLVAVPLGAALLAALVTRSRGALARRAAH; this is encoded by the coding sequence GTGACGACCTGGTTCCACTCCTGGCGGGCCGCGGTCCGCATCGCCCGCCGCGACGCCTGGCGCTCCAAGGGCCGCAGCTTCCTCGTCCTCGCCATGATCGCCCTGCCGATCCTGGGCGTGAGCGCCTTCGACCTGACCCTGCGCAGCGCCGAACTCAGCCCCGAGCAGCGGATGGAGCGCACGATCGGTGCCGCCGACGCCCGCTTCTCCGACGCCCGGATGGACGGCGTGGCCATCCTCCAGGACCCCCAGGGCGAGCAGTACACCCCGGTCGAGGACTACGACACCCCGGGCAAGTCCTGGCCCGACGGCCCGACCGACGTCACCAAGGTCATCCCGTCCGGCTCGACGGTGCTGCCCGACAGCAGGGGCAGCGCCAAGCTGACCACCGCGCACGGTCTGCTCCAGGCCGAGGTCCGGGAACTGGCCGCCGCCGATCCCGTCGCCCGCGGCATCATGCGCCTCCAGGAAGGCCGCTTCCCGGAGAAGAACGACGAGATCGCCGCGACCACCCGGTTCCTGGAGAGCAGCGGCCTGTCCGTCGGCTCCACCCTCACCGCCCGCGGCTTCGACCGCACCTATGTGATCAGCGGCTCGTACGAGCTGCCCAACGACCTGACGGCACAGCAGGTCAACGCCCTGCCCGGCGCGTTCCTCGCGCCGTACGCCAAGGCCGTCGAGAAGGCCGGACTGCCGGCGCCCGACGTCTCCACCACCTACCTGGTGAAGAAGTCCGGTGGTTTCACGTGGAACACGGTCCAGGAGATCAACGCCAAGGGCGTCCTGGTCACCTCGCGCGCCGTGGCCCTCGACCCGCCCGCCCGCTCCGAGGTACCGCTCTACCAGAAGGAGGGCTGGGGCGACTACGAGAGCAGCGGGGCCGCCGACGCCGCCGCGCTCGCCGCCGTGGGCACGGTGGTCGGCCTGGCGATGCTGGAGATCTGCCTGCTCGCCGGCCCGGCCTTCGCCGTCGGTGCCCGCCGATCCCGCCGCCAGCTGGGCCTGGTCGGCGCCAACGGCGGGGCCCGCAGCCACATCCGGGCCATCGTGCTGAGCGGCGGCCTCGTCATCGGCGTCGCCGCCGCCGTGGTCGGCACGGTCCTCGCCCTGATCCTGACCTTCGCCCTCCGGCCGCTCCTGGAGGACTACATGGGCCAGCGGTTCGGCGGTTTCACCGTCAAGCCGCTGGAACTGCTCGCCATCGCCGCGCTCGCCGTCCTCACCGGCCTGCTCTCCGCGATCGTCCCGGCCGTCACCGCCTCCCGGCAGACCGTCCTGGCCTCGCTCACCGGCCGCCGCGGCGTGCGCCGCAGCAACCGCGTCCTGCCGCTGATCGGCCTCGGCGCCGTCCTGCTCGGCGCGGTCATCGCCCTGTACGGCTCCGTCGTCTCCGACCAGTTCGTGCTGGTCGCCGGTGGCTCGGCCATCGCCGAGCTGGGCGTGGTCGCCATGACGCCCGCCCTGGTCGGCCTGTTCGGCCGGGCCGGCCGCTGGCTGCCGCTCTCGCCGCGCCTCGCCCTGCGCGACGCCGTCCGCAACCGGGGCCGTACGGCTCCCGCCGTCGCCGCCGTCCTGGCCGCCGTCGCGGGCACCGTCGCCGTCTCGACGTACGGCGCGAGCCACGAAGCCCAGAGCCGGGCCGAATACCGGGCGAGCCTGCCCCACGGCGCCGTCGCGGCGCTCGTCACCGAGGAAGGCGGCCGGGACGTCCCCGCGGTCCGTGACGCCGTGCAGCGGACGCTGCCCGTCGACGTCCGTGCCGACGTGTCCCGGATCGTCGTCGGCAAGCCCGGCTGCGCCCCGTACGGCGAGGGCGAGGGCTGCGGTCGCTTCGAGGTCCTCACCCCGCCGGCCAACGAGTGTCCGCTGTGGGCCCGCACCCCCGACGGTTCCGACCCGTCGGAGAAGTACACCAAGGAACAGCGGCGCGCGCTGGCCAAGGACTGGCGCTGTGTCTCCCACGACGGCGACGGCATCTACGTCGAGGGCGGACTGCTCATCGCCGACGCACCGCTCCTGAAGGTCCTCGGCATCGACGACCCCGGCGCGGCCAAGGCCCTCGCCGACGGAAAGCTCGTCAGCTTCCACAAGCCGGAGGTCGACCGGAACGGCACCGTCGGCATCAAGCTGATCACCGACATCAAGGCCGCCGACCGCGCCTCCGAGCAGAACAAGCCGGCACCGGGCGAGGTCAAGTCCTTCCCCGCCTACCAGGTGCCCGGCTCGCCGAACTCCTACGGCGTGCGCAGCGTGCTCAGCCCCGCCGCCGCCAAGGCCGCCGGACTGACCACCGTCCCGCTCGGCGCCTTCTTCACCACCGACCGGATGCCCGGCACCGAGGAACGGCAGAAGCTCGACGCCGAGATCGCCAAGCTCGGCAGCAACGTCGAGCTGACCGTGGAGCAGGGCTGGGTCAACGAGAGCGGACTGGTGCTGCTCGCGCTGGCCGTGTTCGCCGGCCTGGTCACGATCGGCGCGGCCGGCATCGCCACCGGTCTCGCCCAGGCCGACGCGGAGGCCGACCTCAAGACGCTCGCCGCGGTCGGCGCCCCGCCCCGGGTGCGCCGCACCCTGAGCGGCTTCCAGTGCGGTGTGGTCGCGGCGATGGGTGTGGTCCTCGGCTCGGCGGCCGGTGTCCTGCCCGCGGTCGGGCTGCGGCTCACCGAAGAGCGCGAACAGCTGCGCTTCTACCAGGAAGCCCTCGACAACGGCTGGAGCAGCGGCGACGCCCCGCCGTACGTGCCGGTCGTCGTCCCCTGGGAGACGCTCGCCGTCCTCCTGGTGGCCGTACCCCTCGGCGCCGCTCTGCTGGCGGCCCTGGTGACCCGCTCCCGCGGGGCGCTGGCCCGCCGCGCCGCGCACTGA
- the pdhA gene encoding pyruvate dehydrogenase (acetyl-transferring) E1 component subunit alpha, translating to MTVESTAARKTTRRSSGAKRTTSAASAKKAQAAQQAEPELVQLLTPEGERVQHPEYDIDLSAEELRGLYRDMVLTRRFDSEATSLQRQGELGLWASLLGQEAAQIGSGRALRDDDYVFPTYREHGVAWCRGVDPTNLLGMFRGVNNGGWDPNSNNFHLYTIVLGSQTLHATGYAMGIAKDGADSAVIAYFGDGASSQGDVNESFVFSAVYNAPVVFFCQNNQWAISEPIEKQTRVPLYQRARGFGFPGVRVDGNDVLACLAVTRDALERARRGEGPTLIEAFTYRMAAHTTSDDPTRYRRDAEREAWEAKDPILRLKAYMEREGHADAAFFEELETESEALGKHVREVVRAMPVPDHMAMFDNVYADGHALVDEERAQFAAYQASFEGGEGE from the coding sequence GTGACCGTGGAGAGCACTGCCGCGCGCAAGACGACGCGACGCAGCAGCGGCGCCAAGCGCACCACCAGCGCCGCGAGCGCGAAGAAGGCCCAGGCCGCACAGCAGGCCGAGCCCGAGCTCGTTCAGCTGCTGACGCCCGAGGGTGAGCGCGTCCAGCACCCCGAGTACGACATCGACCTGAGCGCGGAGGAACTGCGCGGTCTCTACCGCGACATGGTCCTCACCCGTCGCTTCGACTCCGAGGCCACCTCCCTGCAGCGCCAGGGCGAGCTGGGCCTGTGGGCCTCGCTGCTCGGCCAGGAGGCCGCCCAGATCGGCTCCGGCCGCGCCCTGCGGGACGACGACTACGTCTTCCCGACCTACCGCGAGCACGGTGTCGCCTGGTGCCGCGGGGTCGACCCGACCAACCTGCTCGGCATGTTCCGCGGAGTGAACAACGGCGGCTGGGACCCCAACAGCAACAACTTCCACCTCTACACGATCGTCCTCGGCTCCCAGACCCTGCACGCCACCGGCTACGCCATGGGCATCGCCAAGGACGGCGCGGACTCGGCCGTGATCGCGTACTTCGGCGACGGCGCCTCCAGCCAGGGCGACGTCAACGAGTCCTTCGTGTTCTCCGCCGTCTACAACGCCCCGGTCGTGTTCTTCTGCCAGAACAACCAGTGGGCCATCTCCGAGCCCATCGAGAAGCAGACCCGCGTCCCGCTCTACCAGCGCGCCCGCGGCTTCGGCTTCCCCGGCGTCCGCGTCGACGGCAACGACGTCCTCGCCTGCCTGGCCGTGACCCGCGACGCCCTGGAGCGCGCCCGCCGCGGCGAGGGCCCGACGCTCATCGAGGCGTTCACCTACCGCATGGCCGCCCACACCACCTCCGACGACCCGACCCGCTACCGCCGCGACGCGGAGCGCGAGGCGTGGGAGGCCAAGGACCCGATCCTGCGCCTCAAGGCGTACATGGAGCGCGAGGGCCACGCCGACGCGGCCTTCTTCGAGGAGCTCGAGACGGAGAGCGAGGCGCTCGGCAAGCACGTCCGCGAGGTCGTCCGCGCCATGCCCGTCCCGGACCACATGGCGATGTTCGACAACGTGTACGCGGACGGGCACGCGCTCGTCGACGAGGAGCGCGCGCAGTTCGCCGCGTACCAGGCGTCCTTCGAGGGCGGAGAGGGCGAGTAA
- a CDS encoding protein kinase domain-containing protein, whose translation MAPESGAGGGVPDASAESWGVGGVVGDGRYRLTHRLGRGGMAEVFAAEDVRLGRTVAVKLLRPDLAEDPVSKARFTREAQSVAGLNHHAIVAVYDSGEDLVGSQSVPYIVMELVEGRTIRDLLISAEAPGPEQALIIVSGVLEALAYSHQHGIVHRDIKPANVIITHTGAVKVMDFGIARALHGAQSTMTQTGMVMGTPQYLSPEQALGKAVDHRSDLYATGCLLYELLALRPPFTGETPLSVVYQHVQDAPIPPSEVAEGAPPELDGLVMRSLAKDPDDRFQSAEEMRGLVQYGLQMLQEQGGHTGVWSTGPVETHDSFRTPAGGSAATAVMGHPMHHETAQGPILPPMNPDDGGYDGGYDNGKGGYGQGGAYGTQGAGGRTGGRGKVLLFVALALVAMVAGVVYALDKAAEKSGGTNKPPAVTDSPSTTKETPSPSEEPSQETRTPDSSTGGGQQTYTPTYRPTYRPTTEPTPSTDPTGTTDGGTGTEGSTEGSTEGSTEGSTEGSTEGSSTEGTSTGTSTGTSTGTSTGTTTGTSTGTSTGTSTGTTTGTSKGTGTGSGNGSG comes from the coding sequence ATGGCACCCGAATCCGGAGCAGGTGGCGGTGTGCCGGACGCTTCCGCCGAGTCGTGGGGCGTCGGCGGAGTCGTCGGTGACGGTCGCTACCGACTGACCCACCGGCTGGGCCGAGGCGGCATGGCCGAGGTCTTCGCGGCCGAGGACGTGCGCCTCGGGCGCACGGTCGCCGTGAAGCTGCTGCGCCCCGACCTGGCGGAGGACCCGGTCTCCAAGGCCCGCTTCACGCGCGAGGCGCAGTCGGTCGCGGGCCTCAACCACCATGCCATCGTGGCCGTCTACGACTCGGGCGAGGACCTGGTCGGCAGCCAGTCCGTGCCGTACATCGTGATGGAGCTCGTCGAGGGCCGCACCATCCGCGACCTGCTGATCAGCGCCGAGGCGCCCGGTCCGGAGCAGGCCCTCATCATCGTCTCCGGCGTCCTGGAGGCGCTCGCCTACTCCCACCAGCACGGCATCGTGCACCGGGACATCAAGCCGGCGAACGTGATCATCACTCACACCGGCGCCGTCAAGGTCATGGACTTCGGCATCGCGCGCGCCCTGCACGGGGCGCAGTCGACGATGACCCAGACCGGCATGGTCATGGGCACGCCGCAGTACCTCTCCCCCGAACAGGCGCTCGGCAAGGCCGTCGACCACCGCTCCGACCTGTACGCGACGGGCTGCCTGCTCTACGAACTGCTCGCGCTGCGGCCTCCCTTCACCGGCGAGACCCCGCTGTCGGTGGTCTACCAGCACGTCCAGGACGCCCCCATCCCGCCGTCCGAGGTCGCCGAGGGGGCGCCGCCGGAGCTCGACGGCCTGGTCATGCGCTCCCTCGCGAAGGACCCGGACGACCGGTTCCAGAGCGCCGAGGAGATGCGCGGCCTGGTCCAGTACGGGCTGCAGATGCTCCAGGAGCAGGGCGGCCACACCGGCGTGTGGAGCACCGGCCCGGTGGAGACGCACGACAGCTTCCGCACCCCGGCGGGCGGTTCGGCGGCGACGGCCGTCATGGGCCACCCCATGCACCACGAGACCGCGCAGGGCCCGATCCTGCCGCCGATGAACCCGGACGACGGCGGTTACGACGGGGGCTACGACAACGGCAAGGGCGGCTACGGGCAGGGCGGCGCCTACGGCACGCAGGGCGCGGGCGGCCGGACCGGCGGACGCGGCAAGGTGCTGCTGTTCGTGGCGCTCGCGCTGGTCGCGATGGTCGCCGGTGTCGTCTACGCGCTGGACAAGGCCGCGGAGAAGAGCGGCGGCACCAACAAGCCGCCGGCCGTCACCGACTCGCCGTCCACGACGAAGGAGACGCCGAGCCCGTCCGAGGAGCCGTCGCAGGAGACCCGGACGCCCGACTCGTCGACCGGCGGCGGCCAGCAGACCTACACGCCCACGTACCGGCCGACGTACCGCCCGACGACCGAACCGACGCCGTCGACCGACCCGACGGGCACGACCGACGGCGGCACCGGCACCGAGGGCTCCACGGAGGGTTCCACCGAGGGCTCGACGGAGGGTTCCACCGAGGGCTCGACGGAGGGAAGCAGCACGGAGGGCACGTCCACCGGCACCTCCACGGGGACGTCCACCGGCACCTCCACGGGCACGACGACCGGCACTTCCACGGGCACGTCCACCGGGACCTCCACGGGCACGACGACCGGGACCTCCAAGGGTACGGGGACGGGCAGCGGGAACGGCTCCGGCTGA